The following is a genomic window from Synechococcus sp. JA-2-3B'a(2-13).
CACCACCGTTGCTCGTTGGGCACAGGCGCCGAAGTCCCCCCAAACCAGAAGCACATCGCTGCGCTGAGATGGGATCCGAGCCTGAAGCGGGTCTCGCTCCAGGTTGGGGCTGAGGGCAGCATAGACTTGCAGCTCCGTTGGGAGCCGCTCCACCACCTGCATCATCAGGGCCCAGTTGCGATAGGCTTCCGGCGGACGGGATCCGGGCAAGAGCAGCAAGGCCGGCCGGTGGGGATCCAAAGGCAATGTCCCGCGTGGCTCTAGGCCATCCATCATCGGGTTGCCCAGGTAAAAGGCCCTTAGGCCCCGTTTTTGCAAAGCTGTAGCCGTCAGCTCATCCCGCAAAAAAGAACCCAGGCAGCGCTTGTGGGCCATCAGCCAGCGCTCCCAGGGCAGGTAATCGGAAATCGGCTGCCCAAAAGGGATCCAGGGGCGTCGGTAGGGCCCCCGTTCATCCCGCCAGTAATAGTCCGACTTGGCCGTGCCCACAAAGGCGTAGGGGATCCCGCTCCACCATGCCATCAGCAAGGGCACAATATCCCCCACGGCCAGCACCAGGTTCCTCTGGGCTGCTGCCCGCCGAACCAACGCCAATTGCCGCCCCGTCAGCCCCAGCAAACCGGCCCGCAAATCCCGCCACAACTGCCGCCAATCCTGATAAATAAACCCCCCCGACGGCATCACCTGGGCAATGGGCAGCAGGGGGATCCCTTGGCGTTGGTAGGCTGTCCCTTCTCCCACAATCGGCAAGGCTTGCACCGGGATCCCCAGTTGGACTAGGGCAACAGCAAGGCGACTGCCCACCTCATCTTCCCCGTGTCCATTGCTCAGACACAGCACCTGCGGTGGATTCGTTGGATTCCATTGGGTTTCCACAGCTTGCCGTAGGCGCAATCTGGGCTGAATCAAGAGGGATCCCCCAGCTCACCAGAAATCTCCTCATAGAATAGAGCCAATCCAAGAGGGGAACCCGGGAGATGATCCGAAATGAGCGACAACGAGCCGAGCTTATTGCAGCGGTAGAAGCCCTTCAGCTGGAAGGCCCCTACTTTATAGAAGAGCGCCTCGCCCGCCATCGCGGCCCTTTCTTGCGGGCAGTGAAAGATGTGCCTGTAGGGGGAACTTGGTGGGAGATCCGCTACTTTCCCGCCTGCGAGCGCTATGCTTGGGCCTACTTGCCGGAAGGGGCCGGCCCACGGGCCTTCGCCTGGGGACACACGCCGCAGCAAGCCTTTCTTAACGCCTTATGGCATCACCCTCTTTCTCCTCAGGGCCAAGGACAGCCTCAGGGAAACCATTCCGATTTACAGTGAATTGACTACTCTCCACCCTACTGACTTGCTTCCGGCTAAGGGTAGGACGGGGCTTTAGGCGCATTTTTTTGGTAAAAATTAAGCAACTCTCTTCCCACGTATAGGGAACATGAAACCCCAGGCCGTCGCCCGTATTCTGGATGCCAACCTCGATCGAGCTCGTGAAGGACTACGGGTATTGGAAGAATGGTTTCGTTTCGGCCTGGAAGAGGGAAAGCTCTCTGCCGAATGCAAGGCCATGCGCCAAGCCCTGGCCCGCTGGCACAGCGATCCCCTGCGTTTGGCCCGCGATACTTCCGCCG
Proteins encoded in this region:
- a CDS encoding lipid-A-disaccharide synthase-related protein, whose product is MIQPRLRLRQAVETQWNPTNPPQVLCLSNGHGEDEVGSRLAVALVQLGIPVQALPIVGEGTAYQRQGIPLLPIAQVMPSGGFIYQDWRQLWRDLRAGLLGLTGRQLALVRRAAAQRNLVLAVGDIVPLLMAWWSGIPYAFVGTAKSDYYWRDERGPYRRPWIPFGQPISDYLPWERWLMAHKRCLGSFLRDELTATALQKRGLRAFYLGNPMMDGLEPRGTLPLDPHRPALLLLPGSRPPEAYRNWALMMQVVERLPTELQVYAALSPNLERDPLQARIPSQRSDVLLVWGDFGACAQRATVVLAMAGTATEQCVGLGKPVVTLPGEGPQFTPRFAEAQTRLLGSAVHLTSVEQAPAVVGRILERLAADPNYAAELRAHGRRRMGSPGAARRIAAQLRDWLRPAGPVLEPFEPDTL